A single region of the Salvia miltiorrhiza cultivar Shanhuang (shh) chromosome 8, IMPLAD_Smil_shh, whole genome shotgun sequence genome encodes:
- the LOC130997464 gene encoding bidirectional sugar transporter SWEET16-like: MEIVKKKSSENYKGVPYVTTLLSTSLWTLYGAVDPDDGVLIVTVNSVGIASQAAYLLLFLFYASKERKVKYLGLVVLELLFLGIVIAATLGVFHGDLRRTFVGVLCATFTIAMYAAPLSAVRNVVRTKSVEYMPFWLCLSLVVNAAVWFSFAMLLKDYYVLVPNAVGIVFGSLQLSVYFVYNTKSDKLGVKEEDLEQPPNQLAS; this comes from the exons ATGGAAATTGTGAAGAAGAAATCGTCTGAAAATTACAAAGGCGTGCCATACGTAACAACGCTGCTGAGCACGAGTCTTTGGACGTTGTACGGTGCAGTGGACCCAGACGACGGGGTGCTCATCGTGACAGTGAATTCCGTTGGCATTGCATCACAGGCGGCCTACCttctcctcttcctcttctacGCTTCCAAGGAGAGAAAG GTGAAGTATTTAGGGCTGGTGGTGTTGGAGCTGCTCTTCCTGGGAATAGTGATAGCTGCAACCCTGGGTGTGTTTCATGGAGATTTGAGGCGAACTTTTGTTGGAGTTTTGTGTGCAACGTTTACTATTGCCATGTATGCTGCACCTTTATCAGCTGTG AGAAATGTGGTGCGGACAAAGAGCGTGGAGTACATGCCGTTTTGGCTGTGTTTGTCCCTTGTTGTGAATGCTGCAGTTTGGTTTAGCTTCGCAATGCTTCTGAAAGACTATTATGTCCTTGTACCAAATGCAGTTGGAATTGTGTTTGGTTCATTGCAGCTAAGTGTCTACTTTGTGTACAACACCAAGTCTGATAAATTGGGTGTTAAAGAAGAAGATCTGGAGCAGCCACCCAATCAATTAGCGTCATAA
- the LOC130997462 gene encoding bidirectional sugar transporter SWEET17-like — MEALIFLVGVIGNIISVLVFLSPVKTFARIVKHGTTEEFESLPYICTLLNSCLWTYYGVIKPDAYLVATVNAFGLLVELAYVALFIFFAPPSKKAKAAILFGVIDVGFLVAAVLTTYLMLQGDARIDAIGFISSALNIIMYASPLAAMKRVLRRKSVEYMPFLLTFFLFLNGGVWTFYAVLAHDWFLGVPNAIGLLLGILQLSLYAIYYTPPSNHSHHTDPLLPVSHH, encoded by the exons ATGGAGGCTCTAATTTTCTTGGTTGGTGTTATAG GGAACATAATCTCAGTTCTCGTGTTTCTTTCTCCAGT GAAGACGTTTGCGAGGATAGTGAAACATGGGACAACGGAGGAGTTCGAGAGCCTTCCGTACATTTGTACGCTGTTGAATTCATGTCTCTGGACATATTACGGCGTTATTAAGCCTGACGCTTACCTCGTAGCCACTGTCAACGCCTTCGGCCTCCTCGTCGAGCTCGCATATGTTgctttgttcattttttttgcACCTCCTTCCAAAAAG GCTAAGGCAGCAATACTATTTGGAGTTATAGATGTTGGATTTTTAGTTGCAGCTGTATTAACCACATACTTGATGTTGCAAGGGGATGCCAGGATTGATGCAATTGGCTTCATCTCCTCAGCCCTCAATATTATTATGTATGCTTCACCTCTTGCAGCCATG AAAAGGGTTTTGAGAAGAAAGAGTGTGGAGTATATGCCTTTCCTTCTCACATTTTTCCTCTTCTTGAACGGAGGAGTTTGGACTTTCTACGCAGTGCTCGCACATGACTGGTTCCTTGGA GTGCCAAATGCGATTGGATTATTGCTGGGAATACTTCAGTTGTCGCTCTACGCGATTTATTACACTCCACCATCAAACCATTCTCACCACACAGATCCACTGCTTCCCGTTTCTCATCATTGA
- the LOC130997461 gene encoding serine/threonine-protein phosphatase PP1 isozyme 9 isoform X2: MMTMEGMMDAGVLDDIIRRLLEGKGGKQVKLSEVEIRQLCVNARQIFLSQPNLLPVHAPIRICGDIHGQYQDLLRLLEYGGYPPSVTYLFLGDYVDRGKQSLETICLLLAYKIRYPSKVFLLRGNHEDAKINRIYGFYDECKRRFNVRLWKIFTDCFNCLPVAALIDEKILCMHGGLSPELKNLDQIRELSRPTEIPDSGLLCDLLWSDPDSKIDGWADSDRGVSCTFGAGAVAEFLDKNELDLICRGHQVVEDGYEFFAQRRLVTIFSAPNYGGEFDNAGALLNVDESLICSFEILKPTPSNSKVPLKKPPKIGGSM, translated from the exons atgatgaCAATGGAGGGTATGATGGATGCGGGGGTGCTGGATGATATAATCAGGCGCCTATTGGAAGGGAAAGGAGGGAAACAGGTGAAGCTGTCGGAGGTGGAGATTCGGCAGCTCTGCGTCAACGCCCGCCAAATCTTCCTCTCTCAGCCCAATCTCCTCCCTGTCCATGCCCCCATCAGGATCtgcg GTGACATACACGGACAGTATCAAGACCTTTTGAGGCTTTTGGAGTATGGTGGATATCCCCCATCTGTAACTTACCTCTTTCTTGGAGATTACGTTGATAGAGGCAAGCAGAGTTTGGAAACAATATGCTTACTATTGGCTTACAAAATAAGGTATCCCAGTAAAGTTTTCCTCTTGAGGGGAAACCATGAAGATGCAAAGATCAACCGTATTTATGGATTTTATGATGAATGTAAGAGGAGATTCAATGTTCGGCTTTGGAAGATATTCACTGACTGCTTTAATTGTTTGCCCGTTGCTGCACTCATAGACGAAAAGATACTTTGCATGCATGGAGGGCTTTCTCCAGAGCTCAAAAATTTGGACCAGATTAGAGAGCTTTCGAGGCCAACTGAGATCCCCGACAGTGGTCTACTATGTGATTTGCTTTGGTCTGATCCTGATTCCAAGATAGATGGCTGGGCTGATAGCGATAGGGGCGTTTCTTGTACTTTTGGGGCTGGTGCAGTTGCTGAATTTTTGGATAAGAATGAGTTGGACCTCATATGCAGGGGTCATCAG gTTGTGGAAGATGGATATGAATTCTTTGCCCAAAGAAGACTTGTGACTATATTTTCTGCCCCAAACTATGGTGGAGAATTCGACAATGCTGGCGCCCTTTTAAACGTGGATGAATCGCTAATATGTTCGTTTGAGATACTAAAACCTACACCAAGCAATTCAAAGGTTCCTCTAAAGAAG CCTCCCAAAATTGGAGGCAGCATGTAG
- the LOC130997463 gene encoding bidirectional sugar transporter SWEET16-like, whose translation MGSLSLILGIIGNVISILMFASPIKTFKQVVKKKSTENYNGLPYITTLLSTSLWTFYGLLKTGGLLIVTVNGAGAALHVVYVVIFLIYAPGNIKMRSVKLVAALNVAFLGVVIMATLLALKGDIRITFVGLLCAGLTIGMYAAPLSAVRTVIKMKSVKYMPFLLSFFQFLNGGVWSAYAVLVEDYYIGVPNGIGFVLGSVQLMLYMMYKNKAGSDDETERKEKEGSAHLVKNRSSLYKGNSLPIPNPSTIREYGQNLMKTRSFELEKFTQRDVETGFDEAP comes from the exons ATGGGTAGCTTAAGCTTAATTCTTGGGATTATTG GAAATGTGATTTCTATACTTATGTTTGCgtctccaat AAAAACATTCAAGCAGGTAGTGAAAAAGAAATCAACAGAGAATTACAATGGACTCCCTTACATAACCACATTATTGAGTACAAGTTTATGGACATTTTACGGACTCCTTAAGACCGGAGGTTTGCTCATCGTCACCGTCAATGGCGCTGGAGCTGCTTTGCACGTCGTCTACGTCGTCATCTTCCTCATCTATGCCCCCGGAAACATCAAg ATGAGATCGGTGAAGTTGGTAGCAGCATTGAATGTTGCGTTTCTTGGGGTTGTGATAATGGCAACCCTATTAGCTTTGAAAGGAGATATTCGGATCACATTTGTTGGACTATTATGTGCTGGATTAACCATTGGCATGTATGCTGCACCTCTCTCCGCCGTG AGAACAGTGATTAAGATGAAAAGCGTAAAGTATATGCCATTCCTCCTTTCCTTTTTCCAATTTCTCAACGGAGGCGTGTGGTCGGCCTACGCCGTACTCGTTGAAGACTACTATATTGGA GTGCCCAATGGAATTGGATTCGTATTGGGCTCGGTCCAATTGATGTTATACATGATGTACAAAAATAAGGCGGGGTCGGATGATGAGACTGAGAGGAAGGAGAAGGAAGGCTCGGCCCACCTCGTGAAAAATAGGAGCAGCCTATACAAAGGCAATAGCCTTCCCATTCCCAACCCATCAACCATTCGTGAATATGGCCAAAATCTTATGAAAACGCGTTCTTTTGAATTGGAGAAATTCACTCAGAGAGACGTCGAGACAGGTTTTGACGAGGCTCCATGA
- the LOC130997461 gene encoding serine/threonine-protein phosphatase PP1 isozyme 9 isoform X1, producing MMTMEGMMDAGVLDDIIRRLLEGKGGKQVKLSEVEIRQLCVNARQIFLSQPNLLPVHAPIRICGDIHGQYQDLLRLLEYGGYPPSVTYLFLGDYVDRGKQSLETICLLLAYKIRYPSKVFLLRGNHEDAKINRIYGFYDECKRRFNVRLWKIFTDCFNCLPVAALIDEKILCMHGGLSPELKNLDQIRELSRPTEIPDSGLLCDLLWSDPDSKIDGWADSDRGVSCTFGAGAVAEFLDKNELDLICRGHQVVEDGYEFFAQRRLVTIFSAPNYGGEFDNAGALLNVDESLICSFEILKPTPSNSKVPLKKVWRPVSKLKI from the exons atgatgaCAATGGAGGGTATGATGGATGCGGGGGTGCTGGATGATATAATCAGGCGCCTATTGGAAGGGAAAGGAGGGAAACAGGTGAAGCTGTCGGAGGTGGAGATTCGGCAGCTCTGCGTCAACGCCCGCCAAATCTTCCTCTCTCAGCCCAATCTCCTCCCTGTCCATGCCCCCATCAGGATCtgcg GTGACATACACGGACAGTATCAAGACCTTTTGAGGCTTTTGGAGTATGGTGGATATCCCCCATCTGTAACTTACCTCTTTCTTGGAGATTACGTTGATAGAGGCAAGCAGAGTTTGGAAACAATATGCTTACTATTGGCTTACAAAATAAGGTATCCCAGTAAAGTTTTCCTCTTGAGGGGAAACCATGAAGATGCAAAGATCAACCGTATTTATGGATTTTATGATGAATGTAAGAGGAGATTCAATGTTCGGCTTTGGAAGATATTCACTGACTGCTTTAATTGTTTGCCCGTTGCTGCACTCATAGACGAAAAGATACTTTGCATGCATGGAGGGCTTTCTCCAGAGCTCAAAAATTTGGACCAGATTAGAGAGCTTTCGAGGCCAACTGAGATCCCCGACAGTGGTCTACTATGTGATTTGCTTTGGTCTGATCCTGATTCCAAGATAGATGGCTGGGCTGATAGCGATAGGGGCGTTTCTTGTACTTTTGGGGCTGGTGCAGTTGCTGAATTTTTGGATAAGAATGAGTTGGACCTCATATGCAGGGGTCATCAG gTTGTGGAAGATGGATATGAATTCTTTGCCCAAAGAAGACTTGTGACTATATTTTCTGCCCCAAACTATGGTGGAGAATTCGACAATGCTGGCGCCCTTTTAAACGTGGATGAATCGCTAATATGTTCGTTTGAGATACTAAAACCTACACCAAGCAATTCAAAGGTTCCTCTAAAGAAGGTATGGCGTCCCGTTtcaaaactgaaaatttga